In Zingiber officinale cultivar Zhangliang chromosome 1A, Zo_v1.1, whole genome shotgun sequence, the DNA window GGCGAGGAACATGCAGTTCTTATTAAAATCATTGTTTACTTTGGCTACTGCAAAACCAACGAACTGCCATTGGAGCTGCATGCTGCTTCTTCGCACAATGATGATCTCCTTCAGTTTGTGCAGTTTCAGGCCATGGGTGATCATTGCAAACTACTGCTTCACGCCCACTAAGACTAGATTAGAGTGAACTAATTAATGGCACAATTAATTATTAGTTGATTATGATCATGCATGCCgtcatttaatttattatatgTTTCCTGCACAGCAAAGAAAGTGTTTGTATATTCTGTCTCCATCCTTGAAGCTCTTCGGGGGAAGGATTCTCCTGTGAGGATGACAAATTTTAAGGGTGTGCAAACAGCTGTACTAAGAGGTCAGACACCTTTTGGAAAGGGCAAGTTTGCTGCAGTTCAGCcacaattttattatatatatatgcagattttctaaaATACGTCTGTAATCTTTTATTTTCCATGGAGTTTAATTAATAGatcattaaaaaaattactaaaagcaGTCTAATTAATGCCTAATATTTAAGTGTTTTTAGTTGAAAAAGATCATTTTCAAGTCTTATGCCAAGTTAGATAAGTAATAGCTCTGTTTTTTAAGTTTTCCATTAGCCACTAGATAAATCGGAAATAACAAGATGATCCATAAATCCAACAATATTCTTAAATTAATCGtctattaaaattaatttcttaaatatctgaaaaattaagaaaattctcAAGTAGATGGATGCATGATTTAGACAGAGGAGATACACTATTTGGATCAAAATAAAATGGATTGAAAAAGAAATATTCAAAAGTGTTTGGATGAATTTGGAATATGCCTTCCATGTTGTGTCTTTTTTCCTTCCCCTTTTCTCTGACACTATAAATATGAATGCTTATGGAAGCCTTTTCATTGGTTCCCAGTGCTTCGTTGCTCCATTCATTCCCTTGTCAACTCAGGACTTGGCCAGAGCCTGCTCATTTACATGGTAatttgttgcttgtttcttggaACTAGCAACCATGGTCAAGGCTTGTGTGCCAGTACTACTTTCTGATCTTGCAACCTCGAACACCCACGGAGAGGACTCCCCCTACTTTGCTGGCTGGAAAGCTTATGATGAGGACCCTTATGATGCTGCAACAAACCCTTCAGGAGTCATTCAGATGGGTCTGGCAGAAAACCAAGTAAGTCCTCTTCCATGCAGCACTGCAAATGATCAATCATATTAAAAAACAAAAACATTGTCTAATTGTGGTTTTTCTCAGCAGGTATCATTTGATCTATTGGAGAGGTATTTAGAACAGCATCCAGAGGCAACTGGCTGGGGATGTGGCATATCCAGCTTCAGAGAAAACGCTTTGTTTCAAGATTACCATGGTCTCAGAAGCTTTAGACAGGTAATTAATCTGTTTAAAGACATTTTGCAATGTAATTATAGCTAGCTTGagtgaaaagaaaaacaaaaaaacaaaacaaactttCTCGATCTGCAGGCAATGGCAACTTTCATGGAGAAAATAAGAGGAGAAAGAGCAGAGTTTGATCCTGAACGCATAGTCCTCACAGCCGGCGCCACTGCTGCAAATGAGCTACTAACCTTCATCTTAGCTAATCCCGGAGACTGCTTACTCATTCCGACACCTTATTATCCAGGGTAATTAAGAGTTTCAACCTGTTAATTAATGAAGATGTTTCTGGTTAATTAGCTTAATATATTCGAATCGGTTTCTGTATGTGCAGATTTGACAGGGACTTGAGGTGGAGAACTGGCGTTAACATCATTCCGGTCCACTGCGACAGCTCGAATGGGTTCCAAATTACTCCTCAAAACTTGGAAGTGGCGTTTGCTGAAGCAGAATCCAAGAAGTTTAGAGTTCGAGGAGTCGTCATCACCAATCCATCGAACCCGCTAGGCACGACAATTCGCCGGCCTGCTCTGGAGGATATACTCGACTTTGCGGCGCGCAAGAACATACATTTGATATCGGATGAGATCTACTCCGGCTCTGTGTTTTCCCCTGACGAATTCGTCAGCATGGCGGAGATCGTCCAGGCGCGAGGATACAGGGACTGTGAGAGAGTGCACATAGTGTACAGCCTCTCCAAGGACCTCGGCCTTCCTGGGTTTAGAGTCGGAACCATTTACTCCTACAACGATCGAGTGGTGACGACTGCTAGGAAGATGTCCAGCTTCACTCTGGTCTCGTCTCAGACTCAGAACATGCTGGCTTCCATGCTCTCCGACAGAGAGTTCATTGAGAACTACTTGGAGACGAACAGGAAGAGGCTAAAGGAGAGGCATGAGTACATTGTCGAGGGGCTAAAGAATGACGGAATTGAGTGCTTGTGAGGGAACGCTGGGCTCTTCTGTTGGATGAATCTGGCTCCGTTGCTGAAAGAGTCCACAAGGGAAGGAGAGCTGAGGCTCTGGAAGTTGATTCTGCACGAGGTGAAACTTAACATCTCGCCGGGCTCCTCCTGTCACTGTTCGGAGGTAGGTTGGTTCAGGGTATGCTTTGCTAATATGAGCCATCAAACGCTGGAGACTGCCCTGAGACGATTAGGGAATTTCATGAACAAGATGATCGAGGCAAACAAACGAAACGAATTAATAGGGTGACGTAGATTAATTTTCATATATACACGCATAGATTTATGTCTGTTTTGTATCTTGGAAGAAGGTCATGTTTTTGGAAGAGAGGTGCATGTCCTCTcctcttctcaatttttttttttccttcttcatcaAGATTGTAGCCTTGCATTTGGTAAGGAATTAGAATAAGATTATGTGCTTGAGATAATTAAGCATTCTAATtgattctatatatatatgaatagagTCAATGTGCATGTATAATATAGTTTTGTTTAATAGTGTACTTCGACGTCAGAGAACCAATTACTGTCCACTCAAATGtccttttttttgttgttgtaaaGAGGGTTGAAAGAGGTTTCTTTACCATTtacatttaataatttaattcaaGGGCCAATTAATTTTctgcttttgtaagttttctaaaatatttttaatttattcatCAACCCATTACTGCCCAAGTT includes these proteins:
- the LOC122013506 gene encoding 1-aminocyclopropane-1-carboxylate synthase 7-like, which codes for MVKACVPVLLSDLATSNTHGEDSPYFAGWKAYDEDPYDAATNPSGVIQMGLAENQVSFDLLERYLEQHPEATGWGCGISSFRENALFQDYHGLRSFRQAMATFMEKIRGERAEFDPERIVLTAGATAANELLTFILANPGDCLLIPTPYYPGFDRDLRWRTGVNIIPVHCDSSNGFQITPQNLEVAFAEAESKKFRVRGVVITNPSNPLGTTIRRPALEDILDFAARKNIHLISDEIYSGSVFSPDEFVSMAEIVQARGYRDCERVHIVYSLSKDLGLPGFRVGTIYSYNDRVVTTARKMSSFTLVSSQTQNMLASMLSDREFIENYLETNRKRLKERHEYIVEGLKNDGIECL